A genomic stretch from Poecilia reticulata strain Guanapo linkage group LG20, Guppy_female_1.0+MT, whole genome shotgun sequence includes:
- the LOC103456719 gene encoding neutral cholesterol ester hydrolase 1-like, translating into MRLRLAGAVLLAAAAYYVYLPLPSGVSEPWKLMLLDALFRSFMRASDAAHSLGVCHRVRLLNRVVSWVEVIEARSSPTVKVIDSSLGGVPTRVFQPNGDSRLRRGVIYFHGGGWALGSARMRSYDLLCRKMAEDLDAVIMSVDYRLAPEAVFPDQYHDAVAASRVFLSAELLQQYSIDPERLCVSGDSAGGNLAAAVAQELSLDDSLQVKFKAQALIYPVLQALDFHTPSYQQNQAVPILYRPYMARFWLQYLGADSSLEPVLLANNHSALDQRAISAATRSKLNWTALLPTERKKNFKPVVEEKGSPGVVGAVPGLMDVRAAPLLAEQEVLGKTPQAYVMTCEFDVLRDDGLMYGRRLRDAGVEVTSDHYEDGFHGCMVFANLPMMSSVGQRSMRNYIRWLDQNL; encoded by the exons ATGAGGCTCCGTTTGGCCGGGGCCGTGCTGCTGGCGGCGGCTGCCTACTACGTGTACCTGCCGCTACCGAGCGGCGTGAGCGAGCCGTGGAAACTGATGCTGCTGGACGCGCTGTTCCGGAGCTTCATGCGGGCG AGCGACGCGGCCCACTCCCTGGGCGTGTGCCACCGTGTTCGCCTGCTGAACCGGGTGGTGTCCTGGGTGGAGGTGATCGAGGCTCGCTCCAGTCCCACCGTGAAGGTGATCGACTCCTCCCTGGGAGGCGTCCCCACCCGCGTCTTTCAGCCAAACGGAGACAGCAGGCTGAGAAGAGGAGTCATCTATTTCCACGGAGGAGGCTGGGCGCTCGGCAGCGCAA GGATGCGCTCCTATGACCTTCTGTGTAGGAAAATGGCGGAGGATCTGGACGCCGTCATAATGTCTGTGGA TTACCGCCTGGCTCCCGAGGCCGTGTTTCCGGATCAGTACCACGACGCCGTGGCAGCGTCGCGGGTCTTCCTGTCTGCTGAACTCTTGCAGCAGTACAGCATCGACCCGGAGCGGCTCTGTGTGTCTGGAGACAGCGCTGGAGGAAACCTGGCTGCTGCTGTGGCGCAggag ctcagCCTGGATGACTCTCTGCAGGTGAAATTCAAAGCCCAGGCTCTGATCTACCCAGTGCTGCAGGCTCTCGACTTCCACACGCCGTCgtaccagcagaaccaggccGTGCCCATCCTCTACAGGCCCTACATGGCCCGCTTCTGGCTGCAGTACCTCGGCGCTGACTCCTCCCTGGAGCCCGTCCTGCTGGCGAACAACCACAGCGCTCTGGACCAGCGGGCCATCAGCGCCGCCACCCGCTCCAAGCTCAACTGGACCGCTCTGCTGCCGACCGAGCGCAAGAAGAACTTCAAGCCGGTGGTTGAGGAGAAGGGATCGCCAGGCGTGGTGGGCGCGGTGCCAGGGCTGATGGACGTGAGGGCGGCGCCGCTGCTGGCGGAGCAGGAGGTTCTGGGTAAAACGCCCCAAGCGTATGTGATGACGTGCGAGTTTGACGTTTTACGGGACGACGGTCTGATGTACGGCAGGCGGCTGCGGGACGCTGGCGTCGAGGTGACGAGTGACCACTACGAGGACGGTTTCCATGGCTGCATGGTGTTTGCGAACCTGCCAATGATGTCGAGCGTTGGGCAGAGAAGCATGAGGAACTACATTCGCTGGCTGGACCAGAACCTATGA
- the LOC103456717 gene encoding adhesive plaque matrix protein isoform X1 codes for MAFLFRLVVVSLLALQICKVKASYVPSKPEAGILTWGPNKPHKLPDVQRYAPWFPRGFHGFFTPHQEQGSSKPHLPTEPKFPIGGAVPLFKPPQFPREPPCQAGSCRSPIFPVEPRYPIGGPVLLSNPPALPIVPEYPFRLLAPSSNPPMLPVEPKYSIGHPGQLFYPLMFPIAPEYPVGFKIPPLNPPTLPVEPKYQTGFPIPPFNPPMLPVEPKYPIEGPVSSVKPPRFPRRPPCSSGGRSGSCWPPAYPIEPKYPIGGPALPSNLPGLPVAPVYPFGFLVPQSNPPVLPIEPKYPIGGPVLQSNPPVLPVEPKYPFGGPVPLFDQPVLPVEPKYPIGGPVSRAQPPQLPSKPPCSVGSPFSVCRPQTFPVKPRHPTEAPVNHSLMPFFQTLESGKVPKEPLHHGEPPKSPRCYSKWPFLQSKPCI; via the exons ATGGCTTTTCTGTTCAG gCTGGTGGTGGTCTCCTTACTGGCATTGCAGATATGTAAAGTAAAAG CTTCATATGTGCCTTCAAAGCCTGAGGCTGGGATTCTAACTTGGGGTCCAAACAAACCACACAAACTGCCAGATGTGCAACGCTATGCCCCATGGTTTCCAAGAGGTTTCCATGGTTTCTTTACCCCTCACCAGGAACAGGGCAGTAGTAAACCTCACCTGCCTACTGAGCCGAAGTTCCCAATCGGAGGTGCAGTCCCTCTGTTTAAGCCACCACAGTTTCCTAGAGAGCCTCCTTGTCAAGCAGGTTCTTGCAGGTCACCAATATTCCCTGTTGAGCCAAGGTACCCAATAGGAGGTCCAGTCCTTCTGTCCAACCCACCAGCACTTCCTATTGTGCCAGAGTACCCATTCAGACTTCTAGCCCCCTCGTCCAACCCACCAATGCTACCTGTTGAGCCGAAGTACTCAATAGGCCATCCAGGCCAGCTGTTCTACCCGTTAATGTTTCCAATTGCCCCAGAGTACCCAGTAGGATTTAAAATCCCTCCCTTAAACCCACCAACGCTTCCTGTTGAGCCCAAGTACCAAACAGGATTTCCAATCCCTCCCTTCAATCCACCAATGCTTCCTGTTGAGCCAAAGTACCCAATTGAAGGTCCAGTCTCTTCAGTCAAGCCACCACGGTTTCCTAGAAGGCCTCCTTGTTCAAGTGGAGGACGATCAGGTTCTTGCTGGCCACCAGCTTATCCCATTGAACCAAAGTACCCAATAGGAGGTCCAGCCCTTCCATCCAACCTACCAGGGCTTCCTGTTGCGCCAGTCTACCCATTTGGATTTCTAGTCCCCCAGTCCAACCCACCAGTGCTTCCTATTGAACCCAAGTACCCAATAGGAGGTCCAGTTCTTCAATCCAACCCACCAGTGCTTCCTGTGGAGCCCAAGTATCCATTTGGAGGGCCAGTCCCTCTGTTTGACCAACCAGTACTTCCTGTTGAGCCAAAGTATCCAATAGGAGGGCCAGTATCTCGGGCCCAACCACCACAGCTTCCTAGTAAGCCTCCTTGTTCAGTGGGGAGTCCCTTTAGTGTTTGTAGGCCACAAACATTCCCTGTTAAGCCCAGGCATCCTACAGAGGCTCCAGTCAACCATAGCCTAATGCCTTTTTTCCAAACCTTGGAGTCTGGCAAGGTTCCTAAAGAGCCCCTTCATCATGGAGAGCCACCCAAGAGTCCAAGATGCTATAGCAAATGGCCGTTTCTGCAATCAAAACCCTGCATCTAG
- the LOC103456717 gene encoding adhesive plaque matrix protein isoform X2, with translation MAFLFRLVVVSLLALQICKVKASYVPSKPEAGILTWGPNKPHKLPDVQRYAPWFPRGFHGFFTPHQEQGSSKPHLPTEPKFPIGGAVPLFKPPQFPREPPCQAGSCRSPIFPVEPRYPIGGPVLLSNPPALPIVPEYPFRLLAPSSNPPMLPVEPKYSIGHPGQLFYPLMFPIAPEYPVGFKIPPLNPPTLPVEPKYQTGFPIPPFNPPMLPVEPKYPIEGPVSSVKPPRFPRRPPCSSGGRSGSCWPPAYPIEPKYPIGGPALPSNLPGLPVAPVYPFGFLVPQSNPPVLPIEPKYPIGGPVLQSNPPVLPVEPKYPIGGPVSRAQPPQLPSKPPCSVGSPFSVCRPQTFPVKPRHPTEAPVNHSLMPFFQTLESGKVPKEPLHHGEPPKSPRCYSKWPFLQSKPCI, from the exons ATGGCTTTTCTGTTCAG gCTGGTGGTGGTCTCCTTACTGGCATTGCAGATATGTAAAGTAAAAG CTTCATATGTGCCTTCAAAGCCTGAGGCTGGGATTCTAACTTGGGGTCCAAACAAACCACACAAACTGCCAGATGTGCAACGCTATGCCCCATGGTTTCCAAGAGGTTTCCATGGTTTCTTTACCCCTCACCAGGAACAGGGCAGTAGTAAACCTCACCTGCCTACTGAGCCGAAGTTCCCAATCGGAGGTGCAGTCCCTCTGTTTAAGCCACCACAGTTTCCTAGAGAGCCTCCTTGTCAAGCAGGTTCTTGCAGGTCACCAATATTCCCTGTTGAGCCAAGGTACCCAATAGGAGGTCCAGTCCTTCTGTCCAACCCACCAGCACTTCCTATTGTGCCAGAGTACCCATTCAGACTTCTAGCCCCCTCGTCCAACCCACCAATGCTACCTGTTGAGCCGAAGTACTCAATAGGCCATCCAGGCCAGCTGTTCTACCCGTTAATGTTTCCAATTGCCCCAGAGTACCCAGTAGGATTTAAAATCCCTCCCTTAAACCCACCAACGCTTCCTGTTGAGCCCAAGTACCAAACAGGATTTCCAATCCCTCCCTTCAATCCACCAATGCTTCCTGTTGAGCCAAAGTACCCAATTGAAGGTCCAGTCTCTTCAGTCAAGCCACCACGGTTTCCTAGAAGGCCTCCTTGTTCAAGTGGAGGACGATCAGGTTCTTGCTGGCCACCAGCTTATCCCATTGAACCAAAGTACCCAATAGGAGGTCCAGCCCTTCCATCCAACCTACCAGGGCTTCCTGTTGCGCCAGTCTACCCATTTGGATTTCTAGTCCCCCAGTCCAACCCACCAGTGCTTCCTATTGAACCCAAGTACCCAATAGGAGGTCCAGTTCTTCAATCCAACCCACCAGTGCTTCCTGTGGAGCCCAA GTATCCAATAGGAGGGCCAGTATCTCGGGCCCAACCACCACAGCTTCCTAGTAAGCCTCCTTGTTCAGTGGGGAGTCCCTTTAGTGTTTGTAGGCCACAAACATTCCCTGTTAAGCCCAGGCATCCTACAGAGGCTCCAGTCAACCATAGCCTAATGCCTTTTTTCCAAACCTTGGAGTCTGGCAAGGTTCCTAAAGAGCCCCTTCATCATGGAGAGCCACCCAAGAGTCCAAGATGCTATAGCAAATGGCCGTTTCTGCAATCAAAACCCTGCATCTAG